CAGATTGCGTCGAGGTAGGACTGGCCTCTCGCTGGCCCTTCTGGCCACGGCAGAGCCTGGGATGCCATCACGTCCCCGAACCCACCCCCAATCCCCGCAACAAAAATCGCCTGCCCCCGTTCTAACCTGGCTTCTCTCTTTTAGGTCCTATTTCCTTGGGTCTGCCTTCTCCCACTAAGCCCAGCCCTCGTGGTTTGCTGGACGATGCCTGGTCAAGCCAGGGTTTCAAAAGGCATCAATTCAAGAACTTGCTTCTCTTCCCCAGATCACTACAAACCGACCCTCCTTTCTTCCCCTACAGGTGGGTGAGAGCAGGGGCTCCAGGGGTCGTGTGGCTGCAGACATTGCTTTGCTCAGCTGAGAAAGCAGCCTCTTCACTCCCTGGGGGAGTCAGATGTCTGGGATGTTGGTAACATCCTTCTCCCTCATCAGTTCCGCCTTTCGGCTTCAGGCTCAGCACTGGTTACTGCAGGCTTCGTGCCCGGGGCTGGTCTCCAAGGAGCTCTCTGCCCGCGGAGTGgacagagccctgggctgggatcCCGGAGCCCCGGGGAGCCCAACTGCATATACTGTTCATGCAAGAACTTCCTCGTGTGGGTGCTTCTTGTCCTCCAGCCGATGGCCAAATCCCCGTGGGAAACACTCTTGTCCAGTTCTCAGCCACCTTTACCCCGGTATGGGCCCCGCTGGTTTAAGGCAATGGTGCGTTAATCCCGGCCACAGTGGCTGGCTGGATTCGGGTAGGCGGCCGTTGTTAAGCCACAAGATGATGTCTGCCCCAGCTCTGGGAAAGCATGATGCTATCTCCTCCACTGGAAGGACGGTGTGAGAAGGCCGAGGCTACAGCTTGCCTCGGGCCACCGTGGGCAGCCTGAGAACGAAGCCCGGCGGTGAGAGGCTTGTAGTCCGAAACCTACACCGACTACAGTTCTTTGAGGGGTTGGATGAGCCTGGCTGGGAAAGCCCACCTCTGGAGCCAAGAACACCCTATTTTGGCTCAAAATCTGTTTCACAACTGGTTCACTTTTGCAATCACTTGCCTTCTCTGGCGttgcttttctcatctgtaaaatgggatccaAGGGCTGAAAGGCATCTCACAGTGGACAGCCTGGTGGGAAGGAGAGGTGGAGTGGGGACCAGGCGGCCAACCCAGGTGGCGCGCAGCTCAGCTGTGGACACCTGTCTGCTCTGGGGACCTGACTCAGCACATCCAGGAAAGCTAAGTGCTCTCTCTGACCCCATCATCCTGAACAGACTTGGCTTTCAGGAGAAGGGGAGAGCGAGCTCAGGGGTCAGCCCACACCGCTCCCTGCGCCAGTGTCCATTTCTGCAAGGTTTGTCCCTGGGATTAATCAGCCGACCAGCACGTTTGCTGAATTCTTCACGTCAAGGACTCCCATGAGCTCTAGCCTCTGAGGATTTATGCTCGGAATAATGACCTCACAGCAATTTACAAGCCTTTTATCAGTCAAGAGGGTCTTCAATTTTGCAGAATTTTAAAGCTGgaacaggtttttgtttgttagcTTTTAAAAACCACTTTCTGGATCCTGAATCTTTGAGAATCGAATAAAAACTGGAACCTCTCCCCAGGAAAATACTCATATACAGGGACTCAGGGGAAAAACAAACGCGGTGTGTGACTTCTAGGGATGCTTGTGAATGCTCGTTGCCATCTGTGGTCCATTTGTAATTCCTCTCTCCCCATTTGCAGAGGGAGAAAgtgaggctggggagggcagggcttaCCCAGAGGGCTGCAGGGAGCAGCGGAGGCGGCCTCCtggcttcccagaccaggacacggtCACAACTCCGCAAAGTATCAGTGGCCTTTTAGGAAATGCTCTTGACAGAAAAAAAtgggctgtttttttttgtttgtttgttttgttttgattaaaTGTCAGCAACTGGAGGCAAAAATCACTGTCATTTCACACCTGCGACTCTACTCCCCACCCGGCCCCAAGACAGTGCCGCTGGGTTTGGCAATTCCTAGCCTGAGACTCAATTTAAAGCCCGTAATGAGAAATAAGAAAGGTAGGACTGGGAGAGAAGGAGGCACAGAGCATCCCACAAACCTACCGACCTGACACCCCACGATCTGCCCACCAGCAAGCCCTCAAGCCCTAGACACCACAGTACCCCAAGTCTCAGGATTCCTACAAAACTGGCTTCGAGCGTCCGCACCCCAGCTACCAGCCGAAGCGAGAGCAATTGAGTCACAAAGTGCAGATGACGtcagttgaattttaaaaacaaaacaataaataatcaGGAAGGCTGACAAGGAAGAGCGAGCAGCTGGGACGTGAAGGATGAGGTATGACTTCTCCCCTCTGATGGTCACGTTCCTAGGATGACCCTGCAACCCCCAGGACACCACACAGGTGACCAGGAGGGATCTGGCCCAGAGCGTAGACCCCTGGGGGAAACTGCTGGCTGGTGGCGGCCTCCTGCACAGCTCTGGAAGGTTACGGGCACCAAATCCAGTAGTCTGTGAAAATAAGTCCCCATGGCTGACGGGCCTCTGGATGGAGCCGCGTATCATCTGAGCTTTGTTCCAACTCAGACGCTGGCTCAGGGAACTAGAAAACTGTCCCCGGCTACAGAGTAAGGGGAGTGCACTGCTGCGGTCCCCTTTCCCAAGTTGGGGCTCTTGCCTCATTTCAGCCAAATGCATGCATCTCTCTCCCCAATACAAAGGCACACAGAAGGCGTCAGATCTGCTCTCAGTCATCATGATAAACACAAAGATTGATTACTCAAGGGAATGGCAGCTGGGGAAGGAGACATCTGGATACTTAGAGTCTCTGAAGACCTGTGGGTGAGGAGCCCTCCTGGCCACCATAAATGAGCTTTGGGCAGAAAGGGGAGGCGTGGTGGTCCTACCATGTGAGGGAGGCCCCACATGGCTGTCCTGGGGGTCGTCCTCACCCAGGAACTTCACAGCGAGAATCAGAGCGCTGGCCCTGGACCCCTCGGCAGAGCAGAGTCTCTGTGCATCCTCCCCAGGAGACCATCCTCTTCTTTAGAATGTGGGAATCTTCGGATTGGACCTCCCCCACAgtctccccaccttccccagccCGGAACAGCAGCGAGAGGGGTCTCCCCACCCCAGAATGGTTCTGAGACTTGCCCTGCAGCCCTGGCAGGGCTCGGCAACCTTGCTGAGTAGATTCTACCAAATGTTGGGGTGCAAGAGGCTGCGAGGGGCACCTGGGCGCACCCCTGAGGCCGGCCCTCCAAGTTCCCAGAGCGCAGTGGCTCTGGCGAGAAGCTGGGGCTGGATGTGGAGAGATGCGCTCTGGTGCATCTGTCCTTAGCCCTTCACAGCGTCATCTTCCCTTGAAGATCCGGATTTTGTTGATGGATGCCAAGGTGGCCGTCACATTGGACTCAAAGTCCCCATCGTGCACCCCAGTCTTTCGAAAAGCCCCTGCCGACGGGTTGTTCTCCCAATAGTGGTGCCAGTTCCCTTTGCTGTCCGCCCCGAAGCCGTACAAGTCCACCTGCCGGGGCAAAGCACAGGTGAGAGCCGGACAGCAGGGCTGCAGGTGGACCCTCTGACAAAGAGAGCCTGCAGGCACCCCCAGCATCTGTAAACACCACTTCCAAGGATTCACAGAAACCCTTCTCCAGGAGCCTGGAACTCCCAGAGGCTTGGGGAAGCAAAGGCAAGTTGAGTAAAAAGTCAAGTCCAATGCCAGAGCGCACAGTGGGAGGCTACTGCTTGTGGGTGGCCCTGCGGGTGCTGGGTCCACCTCTGGGGAGGCACAACCTCTTCTCCAAGGCTTGAGGAGCAGGGCTTCGAGGCCCAACAGCCTGCCTCAGATCCCAGCTCTACCTCTTGCTGATACATCCTGCAAGTCCCGaatcacttctctgagcctcactttcctcatatgGAAAATGGGGCCAAGAGCGATGACCACAGTGAGGTGGGCGGTAGCTCTGATCCCTGCCTTCCCTTGGACGAATACCCATCTGGTCCGGGGGTCCTCACTGTCcggtgggcggggcagggggcgtGCTTCCCATGCATGACAaacttttactgagcacttattctgtgccaggtgctgcatTAAATCCGTCAGAGTTCAGGCGGATGCTGGCGCGATCAGGGATGCAGGAGTCAGGTCTCAGCCCCTGGCGCTCCTAAATTATAACAAGCACCAACCGGGCCCCCGTGGGGGACAGGGGCTAACGCTGGGGCTCCCTCAACACCAAGGGCGGAGGGGCAGGAGGCCGACGAGAGCAGAGAGAGCTCTTTCGAGCAAGTGACACTTGAACTGGGTCTTGGAAAATGAGCAGAAGGTAACCAGAAAGGGACGGGAGGAGGGGcttccagggagagggaaagcTATGTGGGCCGCAGCATGGCAGACAGCTTTCAGGGGTGGGGACCCACCAGGGGCAGGAGACAGCTCTGTGGCAAGTGCAGCCTTTTCTGAAAATGCCAGCAGGGACACGGGCCCGCCCCAGAGCATGCGCTAAGGGATGGGAGGGGCATTTCTGAGGCAGAAGCCCACGGGCTCTTTGACCAGCCAGCTGGAGGTAGGGGCTTGGTGGGGAGATGAGAGGCAGGTATGGTTTCTGGGGTGAAGGGCAGGCGAAGATGGtggcagaacaactgaggcagagacGGTGGGTGGGCCTTGCTACCCCCTCGACCCCTCCTCCCTGCGATGTCCACTGATGAGCCTGATGGGGTGAGGGCGGGGATGGGCTGTACGTGACAAGAAGGGACAGCGGAGTGCCCTGCCTGAACCCAAGGCCAGGGAAGAAGCAGGGGGCACTGTGGTCCCCGTCCTGCTTCACTGTCCACGGGCAGCAAGCACCCCAGATCATTGATGGAAACTCAGGCCCAGGCTGGCGTACGGCGAGGCGAATCCATGATCGGAAACACACGGTTGGCAAAATCACTGATTCTCAACCTCCGTGAACAGTGGAACCCCTGGGTGCCGGGTTTCCAACCTCAGGAATTCTGGTGGAAGTGGGCTGGGCTGTGGCCTGGGGGCCGGAATTTAGCTCCACAGATGATTCTGATGAGCAACTGAGATCGAAACCACAACCCCGTACAGCTCCCCCGATTATAATATACTCCTGGGGGCGAGATATGCTTATATTGCCCCCAGATCAGATCTGAGCTTCCACCTGCTGGGCCAGGCTCTGCCTTGCGACCTAAACTTCCCGTGCGGGAGACAGTGCAAGCCTCACTGTAGAGACAGGATCAGAGCTTCTAGAAGAGACAGGCTATGCCGGGGCCGGGAGGGGGATGGAGGTCTGCCTGACTGCAGGCGCTCTCGCCACCCCTCTTGAGAACACAGAATGAGGAGCCCTCGGTCCCCGACCCCCTGGGGGGGGCAGgcaggcatgggggagggggtccTACCTCATCACAGATGTGCAGTGAGAAGATGACCGAGAGGATGCCGGTGGATGGGTACCGCCCGTGGCCCTGCAGCCAGCTGTCGAAGACGTACTTGATGAAGGCTGGGTGGTAAATCAGGATCTGCGGGAGGGAGGACACGGTGAGGGGTCTGGAGAAGGATACCAGGCCTGTGTTAGGTGCCACACACTATTGTAACCTCGGGGGACCCTGTTGGGACTGGAACTCATAACCCTGCactcggggtgggggggttaACGTTCTAGTGGAGAAGATGGATCGTGACCTAAATCACTGAGACACAGAGGATGCTAGAAAAGAATGATGAGACTACAGAGACAAAGCAGAGAAAGGAGATAAGGCACTGGGGTGGGAAGGCTTGCAGACAAGGTGACATCTGAATTACAATCAAATGCAGCCAAGGAGTGGGACATGAGGCTGCAGGAGAAGGTTCCAGGGAAGAGCAtgagctgggggcagggacacTCCTGTCACACTGCAGGAAGGCACCGAGCCACCCGTCTGCCTCACATGGGCCTGAATGATCTCCAGTCCGTAAAATGACCCCGCATGCCAGCTCTCCCTCtcctcatgttacagatgaggaaatcgaggctcagagaggctaagtgacatGCTCAATGTCACACAGCCACCATCGGGAAGACATCAGCTCCAGCCATACAGTGACTAGCTGTGTGTCTCTGGGCAAGTTACCTGACCTCTCTGAACCTGATCTCTCCATCTACACATGACAGTGTATGCAAACGTCTGGTGTGGCGGACACTTCATTTCCTTCATCCCTCTGCCCTTTGCCCACGTCTTAGCCAACCCCATTCCAGGGCCCACTGGGGAAGATGCAGATATGGAGACAGGTGACGAGGTCTGGCTTTGCAGATGCTCATGCTGTAGGGCAGTGGTTCTCGAACAGCACCAGCATCCCTGGGGGGCTTGTAAAAATCCAgcgtttctgattcagcagatctGCGGTGGCCTGAGGATCCGCATTGGTGACAAGCTCCTGGGTGGTGCTGCAGGTCCAGGGTCCAGGCTTAGGGAGCCTCTCCAGGGTTCGTCTCTCCACTCTCTAAGCGGGGGGCCACCAGCCCCAGCAGCCCGGGGGCCCAGGGGCTCTCCGCCGCCCGATGCTGGCAGAGCAGGGAGACGGTGATCTCCGTCCTCACGCAGAGCCTTGAAAGCGAGGCTGAGCTCAGAGGACAAGGCACCTGAGCCTTGACTCACCTTATTCTTTTTCACCTTGATCTTCGTGGGGACAGGAACGTAGGTGCTGCGGGAGGACAAGGCAGGTGGTTAATGTGGGAGGGGGCTGGCGGCCTGGGCATCAGCTGGTAGGGGCAGCTGGAGACGCAGGTGGGGCAAGCGGGAAAGCACACTCATTCCCCAAGGGACCCCACCTCCTCGCAGTGGCCCATTATGGACACCAGAGGGCGATCGTGGCCCATTCGAGGACCTGCTGCTGCATTATGCCGCCTTCTCCCAGAAAGTTTAAGAAGCGGGATTGCTCCAAGCCGTGCACACAGCACAAGCAGCACGGAGCGGGGCCCACAACACCCATCCCCCGCTGCTGGGACGCTGGCTGATAGGCCCACAATGGCCCCTTTTCATCTGCAAGATTTCCCGTGCCCCCAAGATGGCGGTATACGTGCCTGGCCACCTGGGTTGCATCTACCTCGGGGACAAGTCACGTTCCAGCTTGTGGGACCAGGAGGGAGGGGCCGGCAGCGGAGCCCTGGCTGGTCCAGCTCCTCCCCTGGCTGCGCCCGCTTCCCTCACTGCCCTCCTCCTCCGAGCACAGCCCCCCCACTCCAGCTTCCCGCACCCAAATCCCTCGGGCTTCCTAACCAGGCCTCAGACAAGGAGGCTTTTGGCCATCTGGGCACTAAGCCACTTCTCTTCAGGCAGGTGCGAGCCTGGCTCTGCGAAGGGGCCAAGCCTCCGGGTctccctggaggctggaggtcatGAGAAGGACTAGTGGGAATTCACTGAGACCCGTGCCAAGTGCCCGGAACAAATCAGAAGACGTGAGCTCCTCGGTGCTCAAGGCAGCCGGAGCCGACGTGCTCCACGCCCGGtctccccgcccgccccccagCCCGGCCGGGGCCATTCTGACGGTTTGAGAAGCGGGGGCGGGCGGAGGCTGTCATCAACGGGGAGCACCCCAGAGATGAGCGTGGGGTCAGAACTAACACGTGCTGTGTCCTTTCCAGCGGGGCTCCCTCTCCCGAGGGGTCTCCAGGGTGTCTGGGGAAGCAAAGCTGGGAGGTCTATTCGGAGGGGCGGGAAGTCACGAGGAAGAGGAAGGCCGGAGCTCCGGGTGCATCGGGGTGATGGGAGGAGGGGTACCAAGAAGAGCCAGAGGGTCTGGAGGCGGCCGGGGGACTGGGGCTCTGCCCTCCAggaggaggcctggggaggggggtgttCCGGGGGAGGAACAGCGTGGCGGGGGGCTCAGCGGCCCTCACACAGCAAGGAGCAGCAGCGGGACAAGCAGTGCCCCTCCTCCAGGCGCCCCGAGGGGACTTACTGGGAGATGGTGCCTGTGGTGGTGGCGCTGATTACCCACTGCAGGTCGGTGGTCTTGAAGGGGACCAGGACCATGCTGACGTTCTCCGCCAGCTCCCGGAAGCTCTCGGGGTACACGAGGTGGTGGGTGGTCTTGCTGCCCACGTCGGCCTCAAACCCTGCCGTGGGGGCCTTGTTCatcctgggagggggagggagagaggacaggCATCGCACTGCGGCACCGATTCTGAGGGTCGGCTTCAGCtccgcgaggctgtgctgggccccAACTTccgcatctgtgaaatgggggcaaCTGCGGCACAG
This sequence is a window from Orcinus orca chromosome 17, mOrcOrc1.1, whole genome shotgun sequence. Protein-coding genes within it:
- the ST3GAL1 gene encoding CMP-N-acetylneuraminate-beta-galactosamide-alpha-2,3-sialyltransferase 1 isoform X1; this translates as MATARKRTLKVLTFLTLFIFLTSFFLNYSHTMVATAWFPRQMVLELSDNFRRLMNYPHRPCTCARCIGERKVSSWFDERFNRSLQPLLTAKNALLEEDTYSWWLRLQREKQPSNLNDTIKELFQVVPGNVDPLLEKSLVGCRRCAVVGNSGNLRESWYGPQIDSHDFVLRMNKAPTAGFEADVGSKTTHHLVYPESFRELAENVSMVLVPFKTTDLQWVISATTTGTISHTYVPVPTKIKVKKNKILIYHPAFIKYVFDSWLQGHGRYPSTGILSVIFSLHICDEVDLYGFGADSKGNWHHYWENNPSAGAFRKTGVHDGDFESNVTATLASINKIRIFKGR